Proteins encoded in a region of the Thermocaproicibacter melissae genome:
- a CDS encoding recombinase family protein encodes MEAIYARQSVDKKDSISIESQIELCRNECTGEPKIYSDKGYSGKNTDRPAFQKMMQAVERGEIEKIIVYRLDRISRSITDFGRIWEILKAHNTEFISVNEKFDTSTPVGRAMVYIIMVFAQLERETIAERIKDNYYQRAKRGAFLGGPAPFGFKIQRTKIGGKAASMLVPDGNIEVVRQIFNKYAYAGMSLSKIAAWLTETGVSGIGRKTWDNVSISRILHNPAYVKADADVYYYYRGKGLILYNDIDEFTGEKGLWLWGKRDRSAAKYTDLHEQLLAIAAHDGVIDSQTFLACQKRLDENRQIKNTGSGKYTWLSGLVKCANCGYSLRVIHTGNYLYFNCSGKTNLHLCNVKHSERIEDVEAQAEEQIQAEIDRLSSVATPEPKADSHNAEKIEVAKIDEQISHLMDKLEEANEITMRYINARMVELDARRTELLNKINAAPEHKTIKLPNCRFRELDFDSKKEVAQLLVKRIDVSPESVKVIFK; translated from the coding sequence TCTGATAAAGGCTATTCGGGTAAAAACACAGACCGCCCAGCATTTCAGAAAATGATGCAGGCTGTGGAGCGTGGTGAAATCGAGAAAATCATTGTATATCGATTAGACCGAATCAGCCGGTCAATCACGGACTTCGGTCGTATATGGGAAATTCTCAAAGCACACAATACTGAATTTATCTCCGTAAATGAAAAATTTGATACTTCTACCCCTGTCGGCCGCGCGATGGTTTATATCATTATGGTGTTCGCACAGTTGGAACGCGAGACCATAGCGGAGCGCATAAAGGATAATTATTACCAACGGGCAAAAAGGGGGGCATTTCTTGGCGGCCCTGCGCCCTTTGGCTTCAAAATTCAGCGCACGAAGATAGGGGGAAAGGCCGCGTCTATGCTTGTCCCTGACGGCAATATAGAGGTCGTGCGTCAAATATTTAACAAATATGCTTATGCTGGTATGTCGCTCAGTAAAATCGCGGCATGGTTAACTGAAACAGGTGTTTCAGGAATTGGCCGTAAGACTTGGGATAATGTATCGATTAGCCGTATTCTTCATAATCCGGCCTATGTAAAAGCCGATGCCGACGTATATTATTACTATCGCGGTAAGGGCTTAATTCTTTATAACGACATTGATGAATTTACCGGAGAAAAGGGGCTGTGGCTTTGGGGAAAACGAGACAGATCAGCTGCCAAATATACCGACCTGCATGAGCAACTGCTCGCAATCGCCGCACATGACGGAGTAATTGATTCACAAACATTCCTTGCCTGCCAGAAGCGACTGGACGAAAATCGGCAGATTAAAAACACAGGTAGCGGGAAATACACTTGGCTTTCGGGTTTAGTGAAATGCGCGAACTGTGGTTATTCATTGCGAGTAATTCATACCGGCAATTATTTGTACTTCAACTGTTCCGGCAAAACGAACCTACACCTTTGCAATGTGAAACATTCTGAACGCATTGAAGATGTTGAAGCACAAGCTGAAGAACAGATACAGGCCGAAATAGACCGCCTTTCCTCTGTGGCTACGCCGGAGCCAAAGGCAGATAGTCATAATGCGGAAAAAATTGAAGTAGCTAAGATAGACGAACAGATTAGTCATTTAATGGATAAGCTTGAAGAAGCAAACGAAATTACGATGCGGTATATTAATGCGCGCATGGTTGAGCTTGATGCGCGCAGGACTGAATTACTCAATAAAATAAACGCTGCGCCTGAGCACAAAACAATCAAACTTCCGAATTGCAGGTTTAGAGAGCTTGATTTTGACAGTAAAAAAGAAGTCGCTCAGCTTCTTGTAAAACGGATAGATGTATCGCCCGAAAGCGTAAAGGTTATATTTAAGTAG
- a CDS encoding polysaccharide deacetylase family protein translates to MVALTVTKKRILAVLCFILAAVLAVCACIQGARAIQAASTKRSLPIYNVQTDEKKIAISFDAAWGNEQTQTLIDILKQYNVHATFFVVGAWVDKYPDSVKALAEAGHEVCNHSNTHPHMPKLTQQEMTAQITECNKKIMAITGKSPLLFRPPYGDYNNAVIDTVNSLKMYPIQWDVETQNTKIM, encoded by the coding sequence ATGGTGGCCTTAACGGTAACAAAAAAGCGGATTCTGGCAGTGCTTTGCTTCATTCTTGCCGCGGTGCTTGCGGTGTGCGCGTGCATCCAAGGCGCGCGTGCAATTCAGGCGGCGTCCACAAAGCGCTCCTTGCCGATTTACAATGTACAAACGGATGAAAAGAAAATCGCCATATCCTTCGATGCGGCGTGGGGAAACGAACAAACGCAAACGCTGATTGATATTCTGAAACAATATAATGTGCATGCCACGTTTTTTGTTGTAGGCGCATGGGTGGACAAATACCCCGATTCCGTCAAAGCGTTGGCCGAAGCAGGGCACGAAGTTTGCAACCACTCGAACACGCATCCGCACATGCCGAAGCTCACGCAGCAGGAAATGACAGCCCAAATTACAGAGTGCAACAAAAAAATCATGGCAATTACGGGAAAAAGCCCGCTGTTGTTCCGTCCTCCATACGGCGATTACAACAATGCTGTAATCGACACGGTAAACAGCCTGAAAATGTATCCGATTCAGTGGGACGTAGAAACGCAGAATACTAAAATAATGTAG
- a CDS encoding hydrolase — protein sequence MNAVPTMEEAQKLLEEYNQDAFHLKHAKIVSGVMGYFAKEYDPENIEFWKVVGLLHDLDFEQYPEQHCIKEQEIMRARGLDERLIHAVASHGYGITVDIKPEHIMEKILYATDELTGLIGAVALMHPSKSVRGMQLKSVKKKFKTPSFAAGCSREVIQKGADMLGWTLDELITRTIEAMQPLCDELGI from the coding sequence ATGAATGCTGTACCAACCATGGAAGAAGCGCAGAAGCTTTTGGAAGAGTATAACCAAGATGCATTTCATCTGAAACACGCAAAAATCGTTTCCGGCGTGATGGGATATTTTGCGAAGGAGTATGATCCGGAAAACATAGAGTTCTGGAAAGTTGTCGGGCTCCTTCATGACCTTGATTTTGAGCAGTACCCTGAACAGCACTGCATCAAAGAGCAGGAAATCATGCGTGCCCGCGGATTGGACGAGCGTCTGATTCACGCAGTAGCAAGCCACGGCTATGGTATCACGGTTGACATAAAACCCGAACACATCATGGAAAAAATCCTATATGCCACCGACGAGCTCACCGGATTGATCGGTGCGGTCGCTTTGATGCACCCCTCCAAAAGCGTGCGCGGAATGCAGCTGAAATCTGTCAAAAAGAAATTTAAGACACCATCCTTCGCTGCCGGATGCTCTCGAGAAGTAATTCAAAAGGGCGCTGATATGCTCGGCTGGACGCTTGACGAGCTGATTACCCGCACTATTGAAGCCATGCAGCCGCTTTGCGACGAATTAGGCATCTAA
- a CDS encoding LacI family DNA-binding transcriptional regulator has translation MRKRKGAVSIKQLAESLNLSPGTISIVLNGHGDKMRISKATQNRVLEAAREMGYQPNIYAKRLRQGEGGNQHKLIAVFNCYIKDVKNVLGRILYGIQTEISDKNLPVDILMQTYQLTKLSEKKELLSSTYCNGAIIYGVSEEDTAFLLNETFDIPIVIFNRPTEKYGSVYVEDYEAGRRVAQLFASSGCKNVGLIMPSKRSRAGSMRQLGFLDGCSQNGLVVAPQHIQEDVLSTEGGYVAAKRMLQSGSIPQGLFVQISEMAAGAARAIRERGLQIPNEVKLVSYGDSQIEEYMTPSLTAIRMPIETMAAECLELVLNMIDTNDWRPTTRIEPLKIIFRESCPEPENEKINKQNDRTENPRQNGTNSSF, from the coding sequence ATGAGAAAAAGAAAAGGGGCCGTTAGTATTAAGCAGCTGGCGGAAAGTCTGAACCTTTCACCCGGCACGATATCCATTGTTTTGAATGGCCACGGCGATAAAATGCGCATCTCAAAAGCGACCCAGAACAGGGTTTTGGAAGCTGCGCGTGAAATGGGTTACCAACCAAATATTTACGCAAAGCGGCTCCGCCAAGGGGAAGGCGGGAACCAGCATAAACTGATTGCTGTGTTCAACTGCTACATTAAAGATGTTAAAAACGTGCTTGGCAGAATTTTATATGGAATTCAGACCGAGATTTCTGACAAGAATCTGCCTGTTGATATTTTAATGCAGACCTATCAGCTTACTAAGCTCAGTGAGAAGAAAGAACTCTTGTCTTCCACTTACTGCAACGGCGCGATTATTTACGGTGTCTCGGAGGAAGATACCGCATTCTTGCTGAATGAGACATTCGACATTCCGATTGTGATATTTAACCGCCCAACGGAGAAATACGGTTCGGTCTATGTGGAAGACTATGAGGCAGGCAGACGGGTGGCGCAGCTGTTTGCTTCTTCAGGGTGCAAAAACGTTGGACTTATTATGCCGTCGAAGCGGAGCAGAGCTGGCAGCATGAGACAGCTTGGCTTTCTGGATGGATGCAGTCAGAACGGCTTGGTTGTTGCCCCGCAGCATATACAGGAAGATGTGCTCAGTACAGAGGGCGGTTATGTTGCAGCGAAACGTATGCTGCAAAGCGGCAGTATCCCGCAAGGATTGTTTGTACAAATCAGTGAAATGGCAGCCGGTGCGGCCCGCGCAATCCGTGAACGCGGTCTGCAGATTCCGAATGAGGTAAAACTGGTTTCCTATGGTGACAGTCAGATCGAAGAATATATGACGCCTTCGCTGACGGCAATTCGTATGCCGATTGAAACGATGGCGGCAGAATGTCTTGAGCTTGTGCTGAACATGATCGACACAAATGATTGGCGTCCCACGACGCGAATCGAACCGCTGAAGATTATTTTCCGTGAAAGCTGTCCGGAACCGGAAAATGAAAAAATAAATAAGCAGAACGACAGAACAGAAAACCCCCGCCAGAATGGAACAAATAGTTCCTTCTGA
- a CDS encoding aminopeptidase P family protein, producing the protein MQKTIERIAALRAAMKQAGVQAYIIPSSDPHLSEYTPAHWRTREYFSGFTGSAGTLAVTETKSGLWTDGRYFIQAEHQLEGSGIRLFRIGVSGVPTVVEFLREELKAGDTVGIDGSLFSAADARRMECLLGEKNIGLKQIDLVADIWTDRPPVPRTEVFLHSPKYAGMTCAQKLAVVRKELNSRGADAQIYARLDCVAWLMNLRADDVENSPFALAYAAVLPDSAYLFIDTSRVPQEVMENLTENGVAVRGYDEIGEFLRTMPEGITVLADPAGMNEKLYDILKENKAILVRDGIDIVTELKSIKNETEIQGFRTAHIRDGCAMVEAFAELESRLNAGKTVTEWDVCELLEEARRRQPGNHGLSFDTIAAYRENAAMMHYAPKPESCKTLERSGLLLVDSGGQYVDATTDITRTFALGPVTREEKECYTWVLKCHIALATAVFQEGCTGGNIDILCREPLWKHGIDYRCGTGHGVGTFGSVHEGPQNLRMNNKTILRPGMTITNEPGVYQEGKFGIRTENLMIVQEAYENEYGRFLKFETVTVFPIDIAPVLPELLTEEELNWLNCYNRHVLETLSPFLSGRELDWLTRHTQPLKS; encoded by the coding sequence ATGCAGAAAACGATAGAACGAATTGCCGCGCTGCGCGCCGCGATGAAGCAGGCCGGCGTGCAGGCTTATATAATTCCGTCATCGGACCCGCATCTGAGCGAATATACACCCGCTCATTGGCGAACGAGGGAATATTTTTCGGGCTTCACCGGTTCTGCCGGAACGCTTGCCGTAACAGAAACCAAGAGCGGACTCTGGACAGACGGGCGCTATTTTATTCAGGCTGAACATCAGCTTGAGGGCAGCGGAATCCGGCTGTTCCGCATAGGGGTCAGCGGGGTTCCGACCGTTGTGGAATTTCTGCGGGAGGAATTGAAGGCGGGCGACACGGTTGGAATTGACGGAAGCCTTTTTTCCGCCGCCGATGCACGCAGAATGGAATGTCTCCTAGGCGAAAAAAACATCGGCCTCAAGCAGATAGACCTTGTTGCGGACATTTGGACAGACAGACCGCCGGTACCGAGAACAGAAGTTTTTCTACATAGCCCCAAATATGCAGGCATGACTTGCGCGCAGAAGCTGGCTGTGGTGCGGAAAGAACTGAACAGCCGAGGAGCGGATGCGCAGATCTATGCACGACTTGACTGCGTGGCATGGTTGATGAATCTTCGCGCAGACGACGTAGAAAACTCGCCGTTTGCGCTTGCTTACGCGGCAGTGCTGCCCGATTCGGCATATCTCTTCATTGATACTTCCCGCGTTCCGCAAGAAGTAATGGAAAATCTCACAGAGAACGGTGTTGCCGTTCGCGGCTACGATGAGATCGGCGAATTTCTTCGCACGATGCCGGAGGGAATTACGGTTCTGGCAGACCCAGCGGGAATGAATGAAAAGCTGTATGACATTCTGAAGGAAAACAAGGCCATCCTAGTAAGAGATGGAATCGACATTGTAACCGAGCTGAAGAGTATCAAAAACGAGACCGAAATTCAGGGTTTCCGCACTGCGCATATCCGCGATGGCTGCGCCATGGTGGAAGCCTTTGCGGAGCTGGAAAGCAGGCTCAACGCAGGGAAGACCGTAACGGAATGGGATGTTTGCGAGCTTCTCGAAGAAGCCCGCAGACGTCAACCCGGGAACCACGGGCTCAGCTTTGACACGATTGCCGCTTACCGAGAGAATGCGGCGATGATGCATTATGCCCCGAAGCCGGAAAGCTGCAAAACGCTGGAGAGAAGCGGACTGCTGCTTGTTGATTCCGGCGGACAGTATGTTGACGCTACGACGGACATCACGCGAACCTTTGCCCTCGGCCCTGTGACGCGGGAGGAAAAGGAATGTTACACATGGGTGCTCAAATGCCACATAGCGCTCGCTACCGCTGTTTTTCAGGAGGGCTGCACGGGAGGAAATATCGACATCCTCTGCCGTGAACCGCTTTGGAAGCATGGAATTGATTACCGCTGCGGAACAGGCCACGGGGTGGGCACATTCGGCAGTGTGCATGAGGGACCCCAAAATCTCCGAATGAATAACAAAACGATACTGCGCCCGGGCATGACCATTACGAACGAGCCGGGTGTCTATCAGGAAGGAAAATTCGGCATTCGGACCGAAAATTTGATGATTGTTCAGGAAGCATATGAGAACGAATACGGCCGTTTTCTGAAATTTGAAACCGTTACCGTATTTCCCATAGATATAGCGCCGGTATTGCCTGAGCTTTTGACTGAGGAAGAACTTAATTGGCTGAATTGCTACAATCGACACGTATTGGAAACGCTTTCGCCGTTCCTTTCCGGTAGGGAACTGGATTGGCTGACCCGCCATACGCAGCCGCTGAAGAGCTAA
- a CDS encoding citrate/2-methylcitrate synthase has translation MQKNARADLFEISPQIIKLTQLCREHSYIDSQLYTKYDVKRGLRDINGKGVLTGLTEISEIVSSKMENGKSVPCEGKLYYRGIDIEEIVQGFVSENRFGFEETVYLLLFGDLPTPQQLDEFKTMLANYRTLPTNFVRDIIMKAPSFDMMNTLARSILTLYAYDERANDTSLENVLRQCIEMIALFPQLAVYGYQAYMHNKNPYNSFFIHAPRPELSTAENILYMLRIDNRYSPLEARILDLALVLHAEHGGGNNSSFTTHVVASSGTDTYSVMAAALGSLKGPRHGGANVKVVQMFEDMKREVKDWTSEAEVGNYLHRLLNKEAFDRSGLIYGMGHAVYSLSDPRANIFKKFVKRLSEEKGFTKEYELYALVERLAPEIISQERKTYKGVSANIDFYSGFVYHMLGLPTELFTPVFAMARIAGWSAHLMEERINEGKIIRPAYMSVAKHRPYKPLNER, from the coding sequence TTGCAGAAAAATGCAAGAGCCGATTTATTTGAGATCTCACCGCAAATCATTAAATTGACCCAGCTCTGTCGAGAGCACAGCTACATTGATTCGCAGCTTTACACAAAGTATGATGTCAAACGTGGTCTGCGAGATATCAATGGGAAAGGCGTATTAACCGGTCTGACCGAGATTTCCGAGATTGTCTCCTCAAAAATGGAGAACGGAAAGTCAGTTCCCTGCGAAGGAAAGCTTTATTACCGCGGCATCGACATTGAAGAAATCGTTCAAGGTTTTGTTTCTGAGAATCGCTTTGGTTTTGAAGAAACAGTTTATCTTCTGCTGTTTGGAGACCTTCCTACACCTCAGCAGTTGGACGAATTCAAGACGATGCTGGCCAATTACCGGACATTGCCGACCAATTTCGTGCGGGACATTATTATGAAGGCCCCGAGCTTCGACATGATGAACACGCTGGCCCGCAGCATCCTGACACTTTACGCCTATGACGAAAGGGCCAACGATACCTCGCTGGAAAATGTTCTGCGGCAGTGCATTGAAATGATTGCTCTTTTCCCGCAGCTTGCTGTTTACGGTTATCAGGCCTATATGCACAACAAAAATCCTTACAACAGCTTTTTCATTCATGCACCGCGGCCTGAACTTTCTACGGCAGAAAATATTCTGTATATGCTGCGAATTGACAATCGCTATTCGCCGCTGGAAGCGAGGATTCTGGACCTTGCGCTTGTTCTGCACGCAGAGCACGGCGGCGGCAACAACTCCAGCTTCACAACTCATGTAGTCGCGTCCTCCGGAACCGATACATATTCCGTCATGGCTGCCGCGCTCGGGTCTCTGAAAGGCCCCAGACATGGCGGAGCAAACGTAAAGGTCGTTCAGATGTTTGAAGACATGAAGCGCGAAGTAAAAGACTGGACGAGTGAAGCGGAAGTCGGCAATTACCTGCACCGACTTCTAAACAAGGAGGCGTTCGACCGCTCAGGGCTGATTTACGGCATGGGCCATGCGGTTTACTCACTCTCCGACCCGCGTGCCAATATCTTCAAGAAGTTTGTCAAGCGCCTTTCTGAAGAAAAGGGCTTTACGAAGGAATATGAGCTTTATGCCTTGGTGGAACGTTTGGCTCCGGAAATCATCAGTCAGGAGCGCAAGACCTACAAGGGCGTCAGCGCCAACATTGATTTTTACAGCGGATTTGTCTATCACATGCTTGGGCTGCCGACGGAGCTGTTCACCCCGGTCTTTGCCATGGCGCGCATCGCCGGGTGGAGCGCACATCTTATGGAAGAGCGCATCAACGAAGGAAAGATTATCCGCCCTGCTTACATGAGTGTTGCGAAACATCGCCCATACAAGCCGCTTAACGAGCGCTAA
- a CDS encoding AEC family transporter translates to MLHTLLTASESIVPIIVMIAVGFFMARKGWINETFGNASSKFLLNIALPCYMIWNLMDNFDRGKLLALVGGLLVPVITKVVTYFLSIPVSNLMKIPRSRKGVFRSIFFCSNTIFVGLPINLELFGTESVPYVLLYYIVNTLLFWTLGNYEISCDGEASLKAPLFSKATVKKVFSPALIGFLLGIVFILLQVKFPQPVTDSLRYLGNTTTPLALIFIGLTLTTIPLRQLKLDRELIVLILARSVLSPLLVAATLQFIPLPKLMGEVFIIQSAMPAMTNTSIVAKGYGADYKFASVATVVTTLACVIAIPIIMCFIH, encoded by the coding sequence ATGTTGCATACGCTTTTAACTGCCTCTGAGAGCATTGTTCCCATTATCGTTATGATCGCTGTCGGTTTTTTCATGGCCCGAAAGGGTTGGATCAACGAAACCTTCGGCAATGCGAGCTCAAAGTTCCTTCTTAACATTGCACTTCCGTGTTACATGATTTGGAATCTGATGGACAATTTTGACCGAGGCAAGCTGCTGGCCCTCGTCGGTGGCCTTCTCGTTCCTGTCATCACGAAAGTTGTCACATACTTTCTTTCCATTCCCGTAAGCAATCTGATGAAGATTCCTCGGTCGAGGAAAGGGGTTTTCCGTTCCATCTTTTTCTGTTCCAATACAATTTTTGTCGGTTTGCCCATCAACCTTGAACTATTCGGAACCGAAAGCGTTCCTTACGTTTTACTTTATTATATTGTCAATACGTTGCTTTTCTGGACGCTCGGAAACTACGAGATTAGCTGCGACGGGGAAGCGTCTCTGAAAGCACCGCTTTTTTCCAAAGCGACGGTGAAGAAGGTGTTTTCCCCCGCGCTGATTGGGTTTCTTCTCGGCATCGTTTTCATTCTGCTTCAGGTAAAATTTCCGCAGCCCGTGACGGATAGTTTGCGGTACCTTGGAAACACGACAACACCGCTTGCTTTGATTTTCATTGGACTTACCCTGACGACCATTCCGCTTCGTCAGCTGAAGCTGGACCGCGAGCTTATCGTGCTCATTCTGGCGCGTTCCGTTCTCTCGCCGCTTCTTGTGGCGGCAACACTTCAGTTTATCCCGCTGCCTAAGCTGATGGGTGAGGTATTCATCATCCAGTCTGCCATGCCTGCCATGACAAACACCAGCATCGTGGCGAAAGGCTATGGCGCCGACTATAAATTCGCGAGCGTCGCAACCGTTGTTACCACCTTGGCGTGTGTGATTGCAATTCCGATTATCATGTGCTTCATTCATTGA